One Natrinema marinum genomic window carries:
- a CDS encoding cytochrome c oxidase subunit 3 — MDAGVSGGPSGERDPRTDGASHRVPEGQAPEEYGDHRGQGDHDDHDHHRSRWPLIAAAGAGGLYAGVGIFIFGRTTDIVPPVIGLALAVVGTIVLLAGVAGWLEQAFLAPARDMQGDTNSRQSYVSTTVLFLVTDVATFSALFIYYFFIRVGTWPIDELPPLLGSLVVINTVLLVASSVTFHFAHEALEDDNRQRFLGLLGATLALGIVFLAGQAYEYYEFIAMEGFSLTTGIFGSAFYGLTGLHGLHVTLGVGGIAVLCWRGGRGQYGPDRDTSITTVSLYWHFVDAVWLFLVAALYIGATV, encoded by the coding sequence ATGGACGCTGGCGTATCCGGGGGACCGTCCGGCGAGCGCGACCCTCGGACGGACGGTGCGAGCCACCGAGTTCCCGAGGGACAGGCACCCGAAGAGTACGGCGACCACCGCGGGCAAGGCGATCACGACGATCACGACCACCACCGGAGTCGCTGGCCGCTGATCGCCGCCGCGGGGGCCGGCGGACTTTACGCCGGGGTCGGAATCTTCATCTTCGGACGGACGACCGACATCGTCCCGCCGGTGATCGGCCTCGCGCTCGCCGTCGTCGGGACGATCGTCCTGTTGGCCGGCGTCGCGGGCTGGCTCGAGCAGGCGTTTCTGGCACCGGCCCGCGACATGCAGGGGGACACAAACTCCCGTCAGTCGTACGTTTCGACGACGGTGCTCTTTCTCGTGACCGATGTCGCGACGTTCAGTGCGCTGTTTATCTACTATTTCTTCATCAGAGTGGGAACGTGGCCGATCGATGAGCTGCCGCCGCTTTTGGGGTCACTCGTCGTGATCAACACCGTACTCTTGGTCGCCAGCAGCGTCACCTTTCATTTCGCACACGAGGCGCTCGAGGACGACAACCGGCAGCGTTTTCTCGGCCTGCTCGGTGCGACACTCGCGCTCGGAATCGTCTTCCTCGCCGGTCAAGCCTACGAGTACTACGAGTTCATCGCTATGGAGGGGTTTTCCCTCACGACCGGAATCTTCGGGAGCGCCTTCTATGGACTGACCGGTCTCCACGGACTTCACGTTACGCTCGGCGTCGGCGGAATCGCCGTTCTCTGCTGGCGGGGGGGTCGAGGCCAGTACGGTCCCGACCGTGATACATCCATCACGACCGTCTCGCTGTACTGGCACTTCGTCGATGCGGTATGGCTTTTTCTCGTCGCCGCCCTTTATATCGGCGCGACGGTGTGA
- a CDS encoding NAD(P)/FAD-dependent oxidoreductase, protein MERVDVAIVGGGPAGASAAEQAAAHGAETVLFEQGVPREDREGLGPDSTDAAGMLDYWIDLMEFDYREIPDDVVLRELEGTEFIGPNSAVEMRTTGIEASYPKFGYTFHRARMDDWLHERAADAGADLRVGTGVKDLETDLRSASAKGPTHTLTLSNGDELEAQYVVLADGPQRRITLGALDQFTAPGRSVSDYLSPPEANHIAYQEYREFPPELFAEFEDTLKFWWGYMPGETAYPWIFPNDGTVARVGLTMPIGMDLEDVDNPGGYKLLRPDDDKIPSGAEYIRRLLEQEYGDEYDIEEDIPRVEDRGKSKGTETYPISSTRPIDSPVGANIAVAGGAMGTTSAFHEGGYHVAVRTGKIAGRLVGTDSLENYNRLWKDAIGDEILRNVAFADIVEDYGPDDWDWAFDTINDMQGNGTDNVLINRRYTAGIDAAKIFAMYKRQKYRYRDGRYVQLSEDEYFY, encoded by the coding sequence ATGGAACGCGTAGACGTCGCGATCGTCGGCGGTGGCCCCGCAGGCGCGTCCGCGGCCGAACAGGCCGCCGCGCACGGTGCCGAGACGGTCCTCTTCGAACAGGGGGTGCCTCGAGAGGACCGCGAGGGGCTGGGGCCGGACTCGACCGACGCCGCCGGAATGCTCGACTACTGGATCGACCTCATGGAGTTCGACTATCGGGAGATTCCCGACGACGTCGTCCTCCGCGAACTCGAGGGGACGGAGTTCATCGGACCGAACAGCGCCGTCGAAATGCGGACGACGGGAATCGAGGCTAGCTATCCGAAGTTCGGCTACACCTTCCACCGAGCGCGCATGGACGACTGGCTTCACGAGCGCGCGGCCGACGCGGGCGCCGATCTGCGCGTCGGCACCGGTGTCAAGGACCTCGAGACAGACCTCCGATCGGCGAGTGCGAAGGGGCCGACCCACACCCTGACACTCTCGAACGGTGACGAACTCGAGGCGCAGTACGTCGTCCTCGCGGACGGCCCCCAGCGCCGAATCACGCTCGGGGCGCTCGATCAGTTCACCGCGCCCGGCCGGAGCGTCTCCGACTACCTCTCGCCGCCGGAAGCAAACCACATCGCCTATCAGGAGTATCGGGAGTTCCCGCCGGAGCTGTTCGCGGAGTTCGAGGACACCCTCAAGTTCTGGTGGGGGTACATGCCCGGCGAGACCGCCTACCCGTGGATCTTCCCGAACGACGGCACGGTCGCCCGCGTTGGACTGACGATGCCCATCGGGATGGACCTCGAAGACGTCGACAACCCCGGCGGCTACAAGCTCTTGCGGCCGGACGACGACAAAATCCCGTCGGGCGCGGAGTACATCCGCCGCCTGCTCGAGCAGGAGTACGGCGACGAGTACGACATCGAGGAGGACATCCCGCGCGTCGAGGACCGCGGGAAGTCCAAGGGGACCGAAACGTATCCGATCTCCTCGACGCGGCCGATCGACTCGCCGGTCGGCGCGAACATCGCCGTCGCCGGCGGCGCGATGGGCACCACCTCGGCGTTCCACGAGGGCGGCTACCACGTCGCCGTCCGCACCGGCAAGATCGCCGGCCGTCTCGTTGGAACCGACTCGCTCGAGAACTACAACCGACTCTGGAAGGACGCGATCGGCGACGAGATCCTGCGCAACGTCGCCTTCGCGGACATCGTCGAGGACTACGGCCCCGACGACTGGGACTGGGCGTTCGACACCATCAACGATATGCAGGGAAACGGCACCGACAACGTCCTGATCAACCGGCGCTACACCGCCGGCATCGACGCCGCGAAAATCTTCGCGATGTACAAACGCCAGAAGTACAGGTACCGCGACGGGCGCTACGTCCAACTCTCGGAAGACGAGTATTTCTACTGA
- a CDS encoding D-2-hydroxyacid dehydrogenase, translated as MSDADAPDVLVLRKGTHGTPIEQYADAIRDRLPDHTVALARTPAEEHAAIRDATFVTGMTLEDDLLENAENLAVFACAYAGTGHLPLAKLDERSVAVTNASGVHGPNIGEHVLGAILRFTRRFHVGARRQRRREWRHYKAHELQGSTVTVVGLGAIGRAVCERLEPFGVETIGVRYTPAKGGPTDEVVGFDGEEFDDALARTDYLVLACPLTETTRGLIDRDAFVTMDPESVVVNVARGPVVDTDALVEALRSNWIRGASLDVTDPEPLPEAHPLWTLENVQITPHNAGHTPQYYDRLADIVAENRRRFDDEGADAALRNQVSF; from the coding sequence ATGAGCGACGCCGACGCGCCGGACGTGCTCGTCCTCCGGAAGGGGACCCATGGAACGCCGATCGAACAGTACGCCGACGCGATCCGCGATCGCCTCCCCGATCACACCGTTGCACTCGCGCGGACGCCCGCCGAGGAGCACGCGGCGATCCGAGACGCGACGTTCGTCACGGGCATGACCCTCGAAGACGACCTCCTTGAGAACGCCGAGAACCTCGCGGTCTTCGCGTGTGCCTACGCGGGGACCGGCCACCTCCCGCTCGCGAAACTCGACGAGCGCAGCGTGGCGGTGACCAACGCGTCGGGCGTTCACGGTCCGAACATCGGGGAACACGTGCTCGGCGCGATCCTCCGTTTCACGCGCCGCTTTCACGTCGGCGCGCGCCGCCAGCGCCGCCGCGAGTGGCGCCACTACAAGGCTCACGAGCTACAGGGGTCGACGGTCACCGTCGTCGGCCTGGGCGCGATCGGGCGGGCGGTCTGTGAGCGCCTCGAGCCCTTCGGCGTCGAGACGATCGGCGTGCGCTACACGCCCGCAAAGGGCGGACCGACGGACGAGGTCGTCGGCTTCGACGGCGAAGAGTTCGACGACGCGCTCGCGCGGACGGACTATCTCGTGCTCGCGTGTCCGCTGACCGAAACCACTCGCGGACTGATCGATCGCGACGCGTTCGTCACGATGGACCCCGAGTCGGTGGTGGTCAACGTCGCCCGCGGCCCGGTCGTCGACACCGACGCACTCGTCGAGGCGCTGCGCTCGAACTGGATCCGCGGCGCGTCGCTGGACGTGACCGACCCCGAACCGCTACCCGAAGCGCACCCGCTCTGGACGCTCGAGAACGTCCAGATAACGCCCCACAACGCCGGCCACACGCCGCAGTACTACGACCGGCTGGCGGACATCGTCGCCGAAAACCGCCGCCGGTTCGACGACGAGGGTGCCGACGCGGCGCTTCGGAATCAGGTATCGTTCTGA
- a CDS encoding universal stress protein produces MTLSFDGTVLVPVADPDDGEETAAALAPYLSPSSTVLVVNVIEKAGGAPDKASVEQREEYAREIFERARGPLEDRAGSVETAILFGTDVAETILEAAIERDVDAVVFEPRKGNRFVELLTGDVARRLVREASVPVVALPRTGE; encoded by the coding sequence ATGACGCTCTCCTTCGACGGGACTGTCCTCGTCCCCGTCGCGGACCCGGACGACGGTGAAGAGACCGCGGCGGCGCTCGCGCCGTACCTCTCGCCCTCGAGTACGGTGCTCGTCGTCAACGTGATCGAGAAAGCCGGCGGTGCGCCCGACAAAGCATCGGTCGAACAGCGCGAGGAGTACGCCCGCGAGATCTTCGAGCGCGCACGCGGGCCCCTCGAGGACCGCGCGGGATCGGTCGAGACGGCGATCCTGTTCGGGACCGACGTCGCCGAGACGATCCTCGAAGCGGCGATCGAACGCGACGTCGACGCCGTGGTCTTCGAGCCCCGCAAGGGGAATCGGTTCGTGGAACTGCTGACCGGCGACGTGGCGCGTCGACTCGTCAGAGAGGCGTCGGTTCCCGTGGTCGCACTGCCGCGGACCGGCGAGTAA
- a CDS encoding HalOD1 output domain-containing protein — translation METEITTDESRSQGAGEIYQAAPSQTLTEAVVEAIASASGLDTLEIADEFGPLYDVIDPSALDSLFQSGGGPSPAVGSVTFEYGDYRVTVDETGRVELAEQA, via the coding sequence ATGGAAACCGAAATCACTACTGACGAGTCGCGGTCGCAGGGCGCAGGTGAGATCTATCAGGCCGCCCCGTCTCAGACGCTCACGGAAGCAGTCGTCGAGGCGATCGCCTCGGCGTCCGGGCTGGACACGCTCGAGATCGCCGACGAGTTCGGGCCGCTGTACGACGTGATCGATCCGTCGGCGCTGGACTCGCTGTTCCAGTCCGGCGGGGGACCGAGCCCTGCCGTCGGCAGCGTCACGTTCGAATACGGGGACTACAGAGTCACGGTCGACGAGACGGGTCGCGTCGAACTCGCCGAGCAAGCGTAA
- a CDS encoding helix-turn-helix domain-containing protein yields the protein MVLIAEFEITTPILQRTAEAASRIDVEEIFRTATGETKFIFWVYGADPDAIDIALDDDETVRQCSLLEDHADRRLYSGTLSEYGDGKLTYPIAVEYDISYLEITVTGNTRIRARIPTREALFAYRDACREREIPFRIDRIFDESDRSGDRYGVTDRQREALLVALEAGYFDVPRKTTLSEVAAQLDISDQALSARLRRGQAALLRSTLEERTPS from the coding sequence ATGGTCCTCATCGCCGAGTTCGAGATCACGACGCCGATCCTCCAACGGACGGCCGAGGCTGCCTCGCGGATCGACGTCGAGGAGATCTTCCGGACCGCGACCGGCGAGACGAAGTTCATCTTCTGGGTCTACGGGGCGGACCCGGACGCCATCGACATCGCACTGGACGACGACGAGACCGTCCGTCAGTGTTCCCTCCTCGAGGACCACGCGGACCGTCGGCTCTACAGCGGTACGTTATCGGAGTACGGAGACGGGAAGCTGACCTATCCGATCGCGGTGGAGTACGACATCTCGTATCTGGAGATCACCGTCACGGGGAATACGAGAATCCGCGCGCGCATTCCGACGCGAGAAGCGCTGTTCGCCTACCGTGACGCCTGTCGAGAGCGAGAGATCCCGTTTCGGATCGACCGCATCTTCGACGAATCGGATCGGTCCGGCGATCGGTACGGCGTCACCGACAGACAACGAGAGGCACTGCTGGTCGCCCTCGAGGCGGGATACTTCGACGTACCGCGGAAAACGACGTTGTCGGAAGTCGCTGCGCAACTGGACATCTCGGATCAGGCGCTGTCCGCTCGCCTTCGCCGCGGTCAGGCCGCTCTGCTCCGGAGCACGCTCGAAGAGCGTACCCCGTCTTAA
- the asd gene encoding aspartate-semialdehyde dehydrogenase, whose amino-acid sequence MAVRVGVLGATGAVGQRLIQLLDPHPDFEIAALTASGSSAGKTYRQAAKWRVDSPIPDDVADTTVTATDPDEVPDDVDLLFSSLPSSVGAEVEPPFCEAGYVVSSNSSNGRMDDDIPLVIPEVNPDHLDLLEVQRDERGWDGAMVKNPNCSTITFVPTLAALAEYGLEKVHVSTLQAVSGAGYDGVSSMEIIDNAIPYIGSEEDKLETESRKLLGDFDGAELSHNGMSVSASCNRIPTIDGHLENVWVETEEELTPDEAAEAMREYPSLDLRSSPEPLIHVFDEPDRPQPRMDRTLGDGMAVAAGGLQETPFGLQYNCLAHNTIRGAAGASVLNGELLLENGYL is encoded by the coding sequence ATGGCAGTACGAGTAGGCGTACTCGGTGCGACCGGCGCAGTCGGACAGCGACTGATTCAGCTGCTCGATCCTCACCCGGACTTCGAGATCGCAGCGCTGACCGCGAGCGGTTCGAGCGCCGGCAAGACGTATCGACAGGCCGCCAAGTGGCGCGTCGACAGCCCCATCCCGGACGACGTCGCCGACACCACCGTCACGGCGACCGACCCCGACGAAGTGCCCGACGATGTCGATCTCCTGTTCTCGTCGCTTCCCTCGAGCGTCGGCGCGGAGGTCGAGCCGCCGTTCTGTGAGGCGGGCTACGTCGTCTCTTCGAACTCCTCGAACGGCCGGATGGACGACGACATCCCCCTCGTGATCCCGGAGGTCAACCCCGATCACCTCGACTTACTCGAGGTCCAGCGCGACGAGCGCGGCTGGGATGGCGCGATGGTCAAAAACCCCAACTGCTCGACGATCACCTTCGTTCCCACGCTCGCGGCGCTGGCAGAGTACGGCCTCGAGAAGGTCCACGTCTCGACGTTGCAGGCCGTCTCCGGCGCGGGCTACGACGGCGTCTCCTCGATGGAGATCATCGACAACGCCATCCCCTACATCGGTAGTGAGGAAGACAAGCTCGAGACCGAATCCCGAAAACTGCTCGGCGACTTCGACGGCGCCGAACTCTCGCACAACGGCATGTCGGTCTCGGCCTCCTGTAACCGCATCCCGACGATCGACGGCCACCTCGAGAACGTCTGGGTCGAGACCGAGGAGGAACTGACTCCCGACGAGGCCGCCGAGGCTATGCGCGAGTACCCCTCGCTCGACCTGCGCTCCTCGCCGGAACCGCTGATCCACGTCTTCGACGAGCCCGACCGCCCGCAGCCGCGGATGGACCGAACGCTCGGCGACGGAATGGCGGTCGCCGCGGGCGGCCTCCAGGAGACCCCCTTCGGCCTGCAGTACAACTGTCTGGCCCACAACACGATCCGCGGTGCCGCCGGCGCGAGCGTCCTCAACGGCGAACTGCTCCTCGAGAACGGCTACCTCTAA
- a CDS encoding 30S ribosomal protein S17e has product MAIKPAYVKKTGTLLLERYPEAFTTDFEQNKESVEKLTNVDSKGVRNRIAGYVTRKKGAEVPA; this is encoded by the coding sequence ATGGCAATCAAACCGGCCTACGTCAAGAAGACCGGGACCCTCCTCTTAGAGCGGTACCCGGAGGCGTTCACGACCGATTTCGAACAGAACAAAGAGAGCGTCGAAAAGCTCACCAACGTCGATTCCAAGGGCGTGCGCAACCGCATCGCGGGCTACGTGACCCGGAAGAAAGGCGCCGAAGTCCCTGCGTAA
- a CDS encoding DUF447 domain-containing protein produces the protein MTGDRTADDTRREGAAEWPVSMSGVTESVVTTLGPNGLWNAAALGLHAGDPVTARTWGNTRTRRNFHRQGEGYVQFVDDPVVFADAALSIVEDEDPVLESATAWARVAVERVDAGTEGETDWEEWVLRPVESAVVRETVPTIDRGFGAVVEATVAASRLEVADYDEAELRNRLAHCAAVVERAGGPREREALERVREHSTW, from the coding sequence GTGACCGGCGACCGAACAGCGGACGACACGCGGCGTGAGGGGGCCGCCGAGTGGCCCGTCTCGATGTCCGGCGTCACCGAGTCGGTCGTGACCACGCTGGGGCCGAACGGGCTGTGGAACGCCGCCGCGCTCGGCCTACACGCCGGCGACCCCGTCACCGCGCGGACGTGGGGCAACACCCGCACCCGCCGAAACTTCCACCGGCAGGGCGAAGGCTACGTCCAGTTCGTCGACGACCCGGTGGTCTTCGCCGACGCGGCGCTCTCGATCGTCGAAGACGAGGACCCGGTCCTCGAGTCGGCGACCGCCTGGGCGCGCGTGGCCGTCGAACGAGTCGACGCGGGGACCGAGGGCGAGACCGACTGGGAGGAGTGGGTGCTCCGTCCCGTCGAGTCGGCGGTCGTTCGCGAGACGGTCCCGACGATCGACCGCGGGTTCGGAGCCGTCGTCGAAGCGACCGTCGCCGCCTCCCGGCTCGAGGTGGCCGATTACGACGAGGCCGAACTCCGCAACCGGTTGGCCCACTGCGCCGCGGTCGTCGAGCGCGCCGGCGGGCCGCGCGAACGTGAGGCGCTCGAGCGCGTCCGCGAACACTCGACGTGGTGA
- a CDS encoding triphosphoribosyl-dephospho-CoA synthase, whose product MRSPDANAELALLLEVAGTPKPGNVDRHRDLSELRFEHFLAGAVGAREGLELAADGAAVGPAFERAVAGMATQQGGNTQFGALLLLVPLVRATREELSQPVAEAVVRETTVGDAAAFYRAFDHVDVGVGDPPAEMEALDVRRGSDAVPAVEERGLTLLELMERSVPGDDVAREWVRGFERSFAAAERLADADGPIPDRTASVFLTLLAERPDTLVATRHGEGAARAVTERAAELVDADALETDRDAVEAFADDLVDRGLNPGTTADITAAGLFIALEHGAIEP is encoded by the coding sequence ATGCGATCGCCGGACGCGAACGCGGAACTGGCGCTGCTGCTCGAGGTCGCCGGCACCCCGAAACCGGGTAACGTCGACCGCCACCGCGACCTGTCGGAGCTGCGGTTCGAACACTTCCTCGCCGGTGCGGTGGGTGCCCGCGAGGGGCTCGAACTGGCAGCCGACGGCGCGGCGGTCGGACCCGCCTTCGAGCGAGCCGTGGCGGGGATGGCGACGCAGCAGGGCGGCAACACGCAGTTCGGGGCGCTGTTGTTGCTCGTCCCGCTGGTTCGAGCCACTCGTGAAGAGCTCTCCCAACCCGTCGCCGAGGCCGTCGTCCGCGAGACGACCGTCGGCGACGCGGCGGCGTTCTATCGCGCGTTCGACCACGTCGACGTGGGGGTGGGGGACCCGCCCGCGGAGATGGAAGCGCTGGACGTGCGCCGCGGCTCGGACGCGGTGCCGGCCGTCGAGGAGCGCGGACTGACGCTGCTCGAGCTCATGGAGCGATCAGTCCCGGGCGACGATGTCGCCCGCGAGTGGGTCCGAGGATTCGAACGGTCGTTCGCGGCGGCCGAGCGGCTCGCGGACGCCGACGGCCCGATCCCGGATCGGACCGCGTCGGTCTTTCTCACCCTGCTCGCGGAGCGACCCGACACACTCGTCGCGACGCGCCACGGCGAGGGCGCCGCTCGAGCGGTGACCGAACGCGCAGCGGAACTGGTCGACGCCGACGCCCTCGAGACCGATCGGGACGCCGTCGAGGCCTTCGCGGACGACCTCGTCGACCGCGGACTCAACCCGGGAACGACGGCCGATATCACCGCGGCCGGGCTGTTCATCGCTCTCGAGCACGGGGCGATCGAGCCGTGA
- a CDS encoding cupin domain-containing protein → MGYDTAAKTDVDSVVPEEWGGMWFLKEELETDDIGISVLELEPDGMGKEHDETHTGQEEVYYVVAGAVEIELSDADETVRLETDEAIRLDSDETRQIFNRGDERAKLVLVGAPL, encoded by the coding sequence ATGGGCTACGATACCGCAGCCAAGACCGACGTCGACTCCGTCGTCCCCGAGGAGTGGGGCGGCATGTGGTTTCTGAAGGAAGAACTCGAGACGGACGACATCGGCATCTCGGTGCTCGAACTCGAGCCGGACGGGATGGGCAAAGAACACGACGAGACGCATACCGGCCAGGAAGAAGTCTACTACGTGGTCGCCGGTGCGGTCGAGATCGAACTGTCCGACGCCGACGAGACGGTGAGACTCGAGACGGACGAGGCGATCCGGCTCGATTCCGACGAGACGCGCCAGATCTTCAACCGCGGCGACGAGCGCGCGAAACTCGTGCTGGTCGGCGCACCATTGTGA
- a CDS encoding tRNA-dihydrouridine synthase — MAANAPFTPPLALASLSGEADADWARAGAAYAGAAFLGGIALDADSRAAARELVARDRSEFLPDEPITFIDRELAALGDVPIQPAFNVRSATVEPVAEAARVCRDRDTLLEINAHCRQDELCAVGCGETLLRDRERLATYVERAAETGVTVGAKVRAEVPGVDLPVLARDLEAAGAAFVHVDAMDSEPVIADVADATDLFVIANNGVRDTETVREYVEYGADAVSVGRPSDNPTVLERVRAAVDREFGLEATR; from the coding sequence ATGGCCGCAAACGCCCCGTTCACGCCGCCGCTCGCTCTCGCCAGCCTCAGCGGCGAGGCCGACGCCGACTGGGCGCGAGCCGGCGCAGCCTACGCCGGCGCCGCGTTCCTCGGCGGCATCGCCCTCGACGCCGACTCGAGAGCGGCGGCGCGAGAACTCGTCGCCCGCGACCGATCCGAGTTCCTCCCCGACGAACCGATCACCTTCATCGACCGCGAACTCGCCGCGCTCGGGGACGTGCCCATCCAACCGGCGTTCAACGTCCGAAGCGCCACCGTCGAACCGGTCGCCGAGGCCGCCCGCGTCTGCCGGGATCGCGACACCCTCCTCGAGATCAACGCCCACTGCCGGCAGGACGAACTCTGCGCCGTCGGCTGTGGCGAAACGCTGCTTCGGGACCGTGAGCGACTCGCGACCTACGTCGAACGAGCCGCCGAGACCGGCGTCACCGTCGGCGCGAAGGTCCGCGCCGAAGTCCCCGGCGTCGACTTACCCGTGCTGGCACGGGACCTCGAGGCCGCCGGCGCGGCCTTCGTCCACGTCGACGCGATGGACTCGGAACCCGTGATCGCGGACGTGGCCGACGCTACCGACCTGTTCGTGATCGCGAACAACGGCGTTCGCGACACCGAGACCGTCCGCGAGTACGTCGAGTACGGCGCCGACGCGGTCAGCGTCGGCCGACCCAGCGACAACCCCACGGTACTCGAGCGAGTCCGCGCGGCCGTCGATCGGGAGTTCGGGCTCGAGGCGACGCGATAG
- the cofD gene encoding 2-phospho-L-lactate transferase produces the protein MVTFLSGGTGTPKLLDGAAAAFSPEETTVVANTGDDIELGGLFVSPDVDTLLFQGGGILDRETWWGIQGDTHRTNSALGDIASAAGLPEGPQYLPEERQTEGRRLANWRRFSGIAEFMTIGDRDRAVHITRTSLIDEGHTLSEATQRLASAFGLTIDLLPMSDDPVASLVHTDQGLMHFQEYWVAHRGEPTVDTVEFRGSSKAEPAPGVLEALDDTVIIGPSNPVTSIGPMLALPGVADALAQTTVIAVSPFLGDDAFSGPAGNLMEAVNAEPSTDGLATAYPFADAFVIDEDDDADFDRPTVRTDIKIDSREDAARIIRGIDAAIDRLT, from the coding sequence ATGGTAACCTTCCTCTCCGGGGGCACCGGGACGCCGAAGCTGTTAGACGGGGCAGCAGCCGCGTTCTCGCCGGAGGAGACCACGGTCGTCGCCAACACGGGCGACGACATCGAGCTCGGCGGACTCTTCGTCTCGCCGGACGTCGATACACTGCTATTTCAGGGTGGTGGAATCCTCGACCGCGAGACGTGGTGGGGCATTCAGGGTGATACGCACCGAACCAACTCGGCGCTGGGCGACATCGCATCGGCTGCGGGACTCCCCGAAGGCCCGCAGTATCTGCCCGAGGAACGCCAGACCGAGGGGCGCCGACTCGCGAACTGGCGGCGCTTTTCCGGTATCGCGGAGTTCATGACGATCGGCGACCGCGACCGGGCCGTCCACATTACGCGGACGAGTCTCATCGACGAGGGCCACACGCTGAGCGAGGCGACCCAGCGGCTGGCCAGCGCGTTCGGGTTGACGATCGACCTCCTGCCGATGAGCGACGACCCCGTCGCCAGCCTCGTGCACACGGATCAGGGGCTCATGCACTTTCAGGAGTACTGGGTCGCCCACCGTGGCGAACCGACCGTCGACACCGTCGAGTTCCGCGGCTCCTCGAAGGCCGAACCGGCGCCGGGCGTCCTCGAGGCGCTCGACGACACGGTCATCATCGGCCCCTCGAACCCGGTCACCAGCATCGGCCCGATGTTGGCGCTCCCCGGCGTCGCGGACGCCCTCGCCCAGACGACGGTGATCGCCGTTTCCCCGTTCCTCGGCGACGACGCCTTCTCCGGCCCCGCAGGCAACCTCATGGAGGCCGTCAACGCCGAACCCAGCACCGACGGGCTGGCGACCGCCTACCCGTTCGCCGACGCCTTCGTGATCGACGAGGACGACGACGCCGACTTCGACCGGCCGACGGTCCGGACGGACATCAAAATCGACTCCCGCGAGGACGCAGCCCGCATCATCCGTGGAATCGACGCCGCGATCGATCGGCTGACCTGA